In the Corynebacterium gerontici genome, one interval contains:
- a CDS encoding YchJ family protein — MGTPCPCGTGISYETCCGKFHRGEADAATAEQLMRSRFSAFAVGDAQYLLRTWDPSTAPTKLAFDPGVQYRSLQVLGTKRGGPFDQFGEVEFLATLLFDGHVSQQRERSFFKRVDRKWVYSTGIVD, encoded by the coding sequence ATGGGCACGCCATGCCCCTGCGGAACCGGCATCTCCTACGAAACCTGCTGCGGCAAGTTCCACCGGGGTGAGGCCGACGCGGCCACCGCCGAGCAGCTCATGCGATCGCGCTTTAGCGCCTTTGCGGTGGGCGACGCACAGTATTTGCTCCGCACCTGGGATCCGAGCACCGCGCCCACCAAGCTAGCGTTCGATCCCGGTGTTCAATACCGCAGCCTGCAAGTTCTAGGCACCAAGCGTGGCGGCCCCTTTGACCAGTTCGGGGAAGTAGAGTTCCTAGCCACATTGCTTTTCGACGGCCACGTGTCCCAACAGCGTGAGCGCAGCTTCTTCAAACGCGTTGACCGCAAGTGGGTCTACAGCACCGGAATTGTGGACTAA
- the cmk gene encoding (d)CMP kinase produces MDKTSINNCAQGLIVAVDGPSGAGKSTVCRIVAEDFGAKYLDTGAMYRVATLHVLNQGIDPSDTDAVIRATSTLPLEMNDDPTSKSVVLNGEDVSKEIRGAAVTKHVSAVSAIPEVRHNLVAVQRALATRAGRCILDGRDIGTNVLKDAPLKIFLSASAEVRAQRRYEQDLAAGRDSDFETVLADVLRRDHADSTRATAPLRAAEDAIQVDTSEMTLEQVIERVTHLVIESAGRTK; encoded by the coding sequence ATGGACAAAACTTCAATCAACAACTGTGCTCAAGGGCTCATCGTTGCTGTCGACGGCCCCTCAGGCGCAGGTAAATCTACGGTGTGTCGCATTGTCGCCGAAGATTTCGGTGCCAAGTACCTCGATACGGGTGCAATGTACCGCGTCGCCACACTGCACGTGTTAAATCAGGGCATTGACCCTTCGGATACGGACGCGGTCATCCGGGCTACTTCCACGTTGCCGTTAGAGATGAACGACGATCCGACGTCGAAAAGCGTAGTGCTCAACGGTGAAGATGTATCCAAGGAAATTCGTGGGGCTGCTGTGACAAAACATGTCTCGGCGGTTTCAGCGATTCCGGAAGTTCGTCACAACCTTGTCGCAGTACAGCGTGCGCTCGCGACCCGGGCCGGGCGCTGTATCCTCGACGGACGCGACATCGGAACGAACGTCCTGAAGGACGCACCGTTGAAGATTTTCCTCAGCGCCTCCGCCGAGGTTCGCGCGCAGCGGCGCTATGAGCAAGACCTCGCAGCCGGACGCGACAGCGATTTCGAGACCGTGCTTGCCGACGTCCTACGCCGTGACCACGCCGACTCCACCCGCGCCACCGCGCCGCTTCGTGCGGCCGAGGACGCTATACAGGTAGACACCTCCGAGATGACCCTGGAGCAAGTGATCGAACGTGTCACCCACCTCGTCATCGAATCTGCTGGAAGGACAAAGTGA
- a CDS encoding alpha/beta hydrolase: MHWIEDVSLIGTQAKWVVNGCAIAAGVFALLHALRHKRLKATATVVVTSAALVMLSKYLIEHVWRPFPEAIPWQIYACFGGAIIVLCLAWLHPRTPWMVLFVVMSLIGALGSTNLVYQMYPNLAAFEKDKYSKAMSVEEFKQAEHDGGLPTTKGVKLTLSLPASSKFTPRDAQVYLPPAYWQGEKLPVIVLMAGNPGSPSDWFNSALADRTADDYQKRHGGVAPIIVSVDATGSYAANPVCADSGDKKVTTYIAQDVPKELKKVLKVDDNPQHWTIGGLSYGGTCSLQVVTNFPEAYGSFLDFSGQKEPTTGKHDETVRKFFNGSEEQFKAHNPADLLQKHQGDGTYRAIAGKFVAGEKDEDSQHALSHLNELALKAGMDAEYFTVAGGHDFSTWRHALEQTFDWAAQRGGL, encoded by the coding sequence ATGCATTGGATCGAAGACGTCAGCCTGATCGGCACCCAGGCCAAATGGGTTGTAAATGGCTGTGCCATTGCAGCAGGTGTATTCGCGCTGCTGCACGCTTTGCGCCATAAGCGTTTGAAAGCGACCGCAACGGTGGTGGTGACTAGCGCGGCTCTAGTGATGTTGAGCAAGTATCTCATTGAGCACGTATGGAGGCCGTTCCCCGAGGCGATTCCATGGCAGATTTATGCCTGCTTCGGTGGGGCGATCATCGTGCTTTGCCTTGCGTGGCTCCATCCTCGGACGCCGTGGATGGTGCTTTTTGTGGTGATGAGCTTGATCGGTGCTCTCGGATCCACCAATTTGGTGTACCAGATGTATCCCAACCTCGCGGCCTTTGAAAAGGATAAATATTCCAAAGCAATGAGCGTTGAGGAATTTAAGCAAGCGGAACACGATGGGGGTTTGCCTACGACAAAGGGAGTAAAACTCACGCTGTCTTTGCCCGCATCGTCGAAGTTCACACCGCGCGATGCTCAGGTGTACCTGCCGCCAGCGTATTGGCAAGGCGAGAAGTTGCCGGTGATCGTGTTGATGGCGGGGAATCCAGGTTCGCCGAGCGACTGGTTCAACTCAGCCCTGGCGGATCGCACCGCAGACGACTACCAAAAGAGGCACGGCGGTGTCGCTCCAATCATCGTCAGCGTTGATGCCACGGGCAGCTATGCAGCCAATCCCGTGTGTGCCGATAGTGGCGACAAGAAAGTCACCACCTATATTGCTCAAGACGTGCCGAAGGAACTGAAGAAAGTCCTGAAGGTGGACGACAATCCTCAACATTGGACTATCGGTGGTTTGAGCTACGGCGGTACTTGCAGCTTGCAGGTTGTCACGAACTTCCCCGAGGCCTATGGCAGCTTCTTGGACTTCTCGGGACAAAAAGAACCGACCACCGGCAAGCACGATGAAACGGTACGAAAGTTCTTCAATGGCAGTGAGGAACAATTTAAGGCTCATAATCCCGCTGACCTGCTGCAAAAACACCAAGGCGACGGCACGTACCGGGCGATCGCTGGCAAGTTCGTTGCGGGCGAAAAAGATGAGGATTCGCAGCATGCACTCTCGCACCTCAATGAGTTGGCATTGAAGGCGGGCATGGACGCTGAATACTTCACTGTTGCAGGAGGCCATGATTTTTCCACCTGGCGTCACGCACTCGAGCAAACATTCGACTGGGCCGCACAGCGAGGGGGGCTCTGA
- a CDS encoding class I SAM-dependent methyltransferase: MSQAYVPPVSAQHAPRFRDDAHRSAHAKAFEAEVSTYHSVRPGYVPETVTLVESARTIADVGCGTGKLSEQLQSQLANAQIVGVDSSMAMLREFSLLQTLPAIRGHAEDLPFADDHFDAITCAQTWHWLDAEKTSAEFARVLRPGGKVLLLWNTLDVQVPWVHRLTRITHAGDTLKEGFFPTVHAPLRLETVQRGRFEQLLAVNDLHTLMHTRAYWLRANAATREKMTANLDWYIDYLDLDRGGKVALPYRHDAFCYRCD, encoded by the coding sequence GTGAGCCAAGCTTATGTCCCGCCCGTTTCCGCGCAGCATGCCCCACGGTTCCGTGATGATGCTCATCGAAGCGCACACGCAAAGGCCTTCGAGGCGGAAGTGAGCACCTATCACTCGGTTCGTCCGGGATATGTGCCAGAGACGGTGACGCTGGTGGAATCTGCTCGCACAATCGCCGACGTGGGGTGCGGAACGGGAAAATTATCGGAACAGCTCCAATCACAGCTTGCGAACGCGCAGATCGTCGGAGTGGATTCCAGTATGGCTATGCTGCGGGAATTCTCGCTGTTGCAAACTCTTCCCGCAATCCGCGGACACGCGGAAGATCTGCCCTTTGCCGACGATCATTTCGATGCGATTACTTGCGCTCAAACATGGCATTGGTTGGATGCTGAAAAGACCAGCGCAGAATTTGCTCGTGTTCTCCGCCCCGGTGGCAAAGTCCTGCTGCTGTGGAACACTCTCGATGTGCAGGTGCCTTGGGTTCACCGTTTGACCAGGATCACTCACGCAGGCGACACCCTGAAAGAGGGTTTTTTCCCCACGGTGCACGCTCCATTGCGCCTGGAGACAGTGCAGCGCGGCCGCTTTGAGCAGCTCTTGGCGGTGAATGACTTACATACCCTGATGCATACGCGCGCTTATTGGTTACGCGCGAACGCCGCCACCCGTGAAAAGATGACGGCGAATTTGGACTGGTATATCGACTACCTGGATCTCGATCGCGGAGGTAAAGTGGCGCTTCCTTATCGCCACGACGCCTTCTGCTATCGCTGCGACTAG
- a CDS encoding phosphatidylglycerol lysyltransferase domain-containing protein, producing MNPGLFRKLGITSLQGLRAVPVTLTLVAVMWLLFAMETAQKNPTETLFGFLPDDAIASADWITAGLTAGTLVNMVWSTLAALVFATAAEVKLGSKRFILAAFVMSALSMPIGMLAAHVVEAIGMNQWGTDLLRDAVLTPIGWIFGAAAVASASMGVVWSRRVRVALVTITVALIAFSGTMTDFVALAAVVLGLLIGKMQLGGQSYAKLPKKALRSSLREGRLLVGVALFGVALGPAIVAMSPDGHSPLTLVSSMMWTPALVQQYLERSCVQGGEIQACHEAIQAASDNAVAAMVAALVPLMLQAVLSFGLAKGRRVAWWMSLALQIGTIAILLLQLESFSADIDDATVLGLNVFWLLVPWLASIVLLLVTRRWFFVDVDKRGWRAFWIKVAALGLVSATFVVVAFLVATPDTAFSTAFGHAISKLPEHFVPLSSGWMGDSPTRVMGHRATVISLWAANLFWFGLAIATWQLISTVPDAASAQGRRRMLAMLEEGSGDHLSWMTLWQNNRYWFSDDPSVPGAVAYQVRKGIAVTVGEPVCGPLPALEESEEAHGHELAPAPEQHRLQLARAFALFAHQQGWQVAWYSVREEFALELDADGFKRLHVAEESIMNCENTEFKGKKFQNIRTARNRAGKEGVSTVWGSWEEIGPELQRKVEELSEAWVAEKALPEMGFTLGTLEELRVEGTMLLLAVDDEGTLHGVTSWLPVYEQGHLVGFTLDFMRRNARGFRPVIEFLLAEATVRAKEAGCSWISLSGAPLAPSKQAGDSTDALGQLLNLVGEMIEPLYGFRSLAFSKNKFHPEHQGWYLCYNDELALPSIGLAVTQCYLPQMKVEDASNVMKTWWASKA from the coding sequence ATGAATCCGGGGCTGTTCAGAAAGTTAGGAATCACCTCGTTGCAGGGCTTGCGTGCCGTGCCGGTGACGCTGACGCTCGTGGCCGTGATGTGGTTGCTGTTTGCCATGGAAACGGCGCAGAAGAATCCCACCGAAACTCTTTTCGGTTTTCTACCCGACGACGCCATAGCCTCAGCGGATTGGATTACTGCGGGACTCACTGCGGGCACGTTAGTCAATATGGTGTGGTCCACGCTGGCGGCGCTGGTGTTCGCCACTGCGGCGGAAGTGAAGCTCGGTTCGAAGCGCTTCATTCTCGCAGCTTTTGTGATGTCGGCACTGTCGATGCCCATCGGCATGCTCGCTGCCCACGTCGTGGAAGCGATTGGAATGAATCAGTGGGGAACAGATTTGCTCCGCGATGCAGTGCTCACCCCCATCGGATGGATCTTCGGGGCCGCTGCTGTGGCCAGTGCCTCCATGGGGGTGGTGTGGTCCAGGCGAGTTCGGGTCGCGCTCGTAACCATCACCGTGGCGCTGATTGCCTTCTCCGGCACGATGACGGACTTTGTTGCTTTGGCGGCAGTGGTGCTGGGCCTGTTGATTGGCAAGATGCAGTTGGGTGGTCAGTCTTATGCGAAGCTGCCCAAGAAAGCATTGCGTTCTTCGCTGCGTGAGGGCCGCTTACTCGTGGGTGTTGCGCTGTTTGGCGTAGCACTAGGCCCAGCGATTGTGGCGATGAGCCCAGATGGGCATAGCCCGCTCACCTTGGTGTCTTCGATGATGTGGACTCCGGCGCTCGTCCAGCAATACCTAGAACGCTCCTGCGTGCAAGGCGGTGAAATCCAGGCCTGCCACGAAGCTATCCAAGCCGCCAGTGACAATGCAGTAGCGGCCATGGTGGCGGCCTTGGTGCCTCTGATGCTCCAGGCCGTGCTTTCCTTCGGTCTTGCGAAGGGTCGGAGGGTCGCGTGGTGGATGTCGCTGGCATTGCAAATAGGCACGATCGCAATTTTGCTGCTGCAGCTCGAATCATTCTCAGCGGACATCGATGACGCAACGGTGCTTGGCCTCAACGTGTTCTGGTTGCTCGTGCCGTGGCTGGCAAGCATTGTCTTGTTGCTTGTTACCCGCCGATGGTTCTTCGTGGACGTCGACAAGCGAGGATGGCGCGCGTTTTGGATCAAAGTGGCCGCGTTAGGCCTGGTCAGTGCAACATTTGTCGTGGTGGCATTCCTAGTTGCCACGCCCGATACCGCGTTTTCAACTGCTTTTGGCCATGCCATTTCAAAGCTTCCGGAGCATTTTGTGCCGTTGAGCTCTGGGTGGATGGGGGATTCGCCGACTCGGGTTATGGGACACCGCGCCACCGTCATTTCGCTGTGGGCTGCCAACTTGTTCTGGTTCGGGCTGGCGATTGCCACATGGCAGCTCATCAGCACTGTCCCGGATGCTGCCAGCGCGCAGGGGCGCCGCCGTATGCTTGCAATGTTGGAGGAGGGCAGCGGCGACCATCTTTCATGGATGACGCTGTGGCAAAACAACCGCTACTGGTTCTCCGATGATCCCAGTGTCCCGGGCGCGGTGGCTTATCAGGTGCGAAAAGGTATCGCTGTCACGGTGGGGGAGCCGGTGTGTGGACCGCTGCCAGCGCTGGAGGAATCCGAGGAGGCGCACGGCCATGAGTTAGCACCAGCGCCTGAGCAACATCGCCTTCAACTTGCACGGGCCTTCGCCCTTTTTGCACATCAGCAGGGCTGGCAAGTGGCCTGGTATTCGGTTCGCGAAGAATTTGCGCTGGAACTCGACGCCGATGGATTCAAACGTCTGCATGTTGCGGAGGAATCCATCATGAATTGTGAAAACACTGAGTTTAAGGGCAAAAAGTTCCAAAACATCCGCACCGCCCGCAATCGTGCAGGGAAAGAAGGTGTGAGCACGGTGTGGGGATCATGGGAGGAAATCGGCCCCGAGCTTCAGCGCAAAGTGGAGGAGCTTTCGGAGGCTTGGGTGGCCGAAAAGGCGCTCCCCGAAATGGGTTTTACGCTGGGAACCTTAGAAGAACTCCGTGTTGAAGGTACGATGCTCCTGCTCGCCGTAGATGACGAAGGCACGCTGCACGGAGTGACGAGTTGGTTGCCGGTATATGAGCAGGGGCACCTGGTGGGTTTCACTCTTGATTTCATGCGTAGAAACGCCCGAGGCTTCCGCCCCGTGATCGAATTCCTGCTGGCCGAAGCAACCGTGCGCGCAAAGGAGGCTGGCTGCTCCTGGATTTCGCTTTCCGGCGCGCCCTTGGCCCCCTCGAAACAAGCTGGGGATTCAACCGACGCGCTTGGGCAGTTGCTCAACCTTGTCGGTGAGATGATTGAGCCGCTCTACGGATTCCGCTCGCTGGCGTTTTCCAAAAACAAGTTCCACCCAGAGCACCAAGGTTGGTATCTCTGTTATAACGATGAACTTGCTTTGCCATCCATCGGCCTTGCCGTCACCCAGTGCTACCTGCCACAAATGAAGGTCGAGGATGCCTCAAACGTCATGAAAACATGGTGGGCGAGTAAGGCATAG